The following are from one region of the Neurospora crassa OR74A linkage group III, whole genome shotgun sequence genome:
- a CDS encoding eukaryotic translation initiation factor 6, producing MAVRAQFENSNEVGVFSTLTNSYALVAVGASENFYSVFEAELQDVIPICRTTIAGTRIIGRLTAGNRKGLLVPTTTSDQELQHLRNSLPDDVRIQRIEERLSALGNVIVCNDHTALIHPDLERETEEIIADVLGVEVFRQTIADNVLVGSYMALSNQGGLVHPKTSIQDQDELSSLLQVPLVAGSVNRGSNVIGGGMVVNDWMAVTGLDTTAPELSVIESVFRLGEGAAPGQINSSLKDTMVESFY from the exons ATGGCTGTCCGCGCCCAGTTCGAGAACTCCAACGA GGTTGGAGTCTTTTCCACACTTACAAACTCTTACGCTTTGGTCGCCGTCGGTGCCAGCGAAAACTTTTACAGCGTCTTCGAGGCCGAACTCCAAGATGTTATCCCTATCTGCAGAACCACCATTGCCGGCACAAGAATCATCGGTCGCTTGACAGCTGG TAACCGCAAAGGTCTCCTCGTCCCCACTACCACAAGCGACCAGGAACTGCAACATCTGCGCAACAGTCTCCCCGACGACGTGCGCATACAACGTATCGAGGAGCGCCTGTCGGCCCTGGGCAACGTGATTGTGTGCAACGACCACACGGCGCTGATCCACCCGGATCTGGAGCGCGAGACCGAAGAGATCATTGCCGACGTGCTCGGCGTCGAGGTGTTCCGCCAGACCATTGCCGACAACGTGCTCGTCGGTAGCTACATGGCGCTCAGCAACCAGGGCGGCCTCGTTCACCCCAAGACATCCATCCAGGACCAGGACGAGCTCAGCTCCCTGCTCCAGGTACCGCTGGTGGCCGGCTCCGTCAACAGAGGTTCCAACGTCATCGGCGGTGGCATGGTGGTCAACGACTGGATGGCCGTCACTGGTCTTGATACTACGGCGCCCGAGCTGAGTGTTATCGAGAGCGTGTTCAGGTTAGGAGAGGGTGCCGCGCCTGGCCAGATCAACTCCAGCCTCAAGGATACCATGGTCGAGTCTTTCTACTAA
- a CDS encoding NEDD8-activating enzyme E1 regulatory subunit, variant, translating into MTTTETNGSGQEASHSAAGISADEIALYDRQIRLWGMKAQEKIRSANILLITMKALANEIAKNLVLAGIGSLTINDHAVVSEADLGAQFFLSAEDGHLGQNRAIAASASLQRLNPRVKVIVDTDDIRTKHSSFYSSFDIIIATDLDADTLNVINTATRIHGRKFYAAGSHGLYGFLFADLIEHDFIIERQRSNLSTTLGPETKTRSIVSVAPKEPDNKDSDIELVTKRELYSTWLLASSDASLLPQDILSSPRRKRAVTPILSCLRALWQFTSTFGVPPTGPELLTNHTALAAFTQMCSDKHKALGLPAETLRAELLRSFLQNVGAELAPVAAVLGGQLAQDVINVLGQTQQPIQNFVVFSGESMEANVYALHPREGELGRGLLPVTMGVIEAAAEVLEKEGQTTDLMGLGGQHLGGGQQQQQQQQQPSSQMEGVEQQQQQQQQQQQQQQHANGVSTEQFTGAGQQQEQQGSGAGNA; encoded by the exons ATGACTACCACCGAGACTAACGGATCTGGTCAAGAGGCTTCCCATTCGGCTGCTGGCATCAGTGCAG ATGAGATCGCCCTCTATGACCGGCAAATTCGACTCTGGGGCATGAAAGCCCAAGAAAAGATCCGCTCTGCCAACATCCTTCTCATCACCATGAAAGCCCTCGCCAACGAGATCGCCAAGAACCTCGTCCTGGCAGGTATCGGCTCCCTGACCATCAACGACCACGCCGTCGTCTCCGAAGCCGACCTGGGCGCGCAATTCTTCCTGTCCGCCGAGGACGGGCACCTCGGCCAGAACCGCGCCATTGCCGCCAGCGCCTCCCTCCAGCGTCTCAACCCGCGCGTTAAAGTCATTGTCGACACGGACGACATCCGGACCAAGCATTCGTCCTTCTACTCGTCGttcgacatcatcatcgccaccGACCTCGACGCCGACACCCTCAACGTCATCAACACCGCCACCCGCATCCACGGCCGCAAGTTCTACGCCGCCGGCTCGCACGGTCTCTAcggcttcctcttcgccGACCTGATCGAGCACGACTTTATTATCGAGCGCCAGCGCTCCaacctctccaccaccttggGTCCAGAGACCAAAACCCGCTCCATCGTCTCCGTCGCGCCCAAAGAACCCGACAACAAGGACTCCGACATCGAGCTCGTCACCAAACGCGAACTCTACTCCACCTGGctcctcgcctcctccgacgcctccctcctcccccaagacatcctctcctccccgcGCCGCAAACGCGCCGTCACCCCTATCCTCAGCTGTCTGCGTGCCCTCTGGCAGTTCACCTCCACTTTCGGCGTCCCGCCCACCGGGCCCGAACTCTTGACCAACCACACCGCTCTCGCGGCCTTTACGCAAATGTGCAGCGACAAGCACAAAGCCCTCGGCCTGCCCGCGGAGACGTTGCGGGCCGAGTTGTTGCGATCGTTCCTGCAGAACGTGGGCGCCGAGCTGGCTCCCGTGGCGGCGGTGTTGGGCGGGCAGCTGGCGCAGGACGTGATCAACGTTCTGGGACAGACGCAGCAGCCGATTCAGAACTTTGTGGTGTTTAGTGGGGAGAGCATGGAGGCGAATGTGTATGCGTTGCATCCCCGCGAGGGAGAGCTCGGCAGAGGACTGTTGCCGGTGACGATGGGGGTGATTGAAGCTGCGGCGGAGgtgttggagaaggaaggacaGACGACGGATTTGATGGGGTTGGGTGGACAGCATCTCGGGGgcggccagcagcagcagcagcagcagcagcagccttcgTCTCAGATGGAGGGTGTcgagcaacagcagcagcaacagcagcagcaacagcagcagcagcagcacgctAATGGTGTATCAACTGAACAATTCACGGGCGCTGGACAGCAGCAAGAGCAGCAAGGCTCTGGTGCCGGTAACGCCTGA
- the nuo10.6 gene encoding NADH:ubiquinone oxidoreductase 10.6kD subunit, with amino-acid sequence MRVTRVLRAVPKNPTGFNISEFRRAARVPEHDPWIKNESWRTTGQFSRSERFKGALPGFGTASVAFAIYCVYEHLFLKDKHHHDGTASAVTAH; translated from the exons ATGCGCGTCACACG AGTCCTCCGCGCCGTCCCCAAGAACCCCACGGGGTTCAACATCAGCGAGTTCCGTAGAGCTGCCCGTGTGCCCGAGCACGATCCTTGGATCAAGAA CGAGTCCTGGCGTACCACCGGCCAATTCTCCCGCTCCGAGCGCTTCAAGGGCGCTCTTCCTGGCTTTGGCACCGCCTCGGTTGCCTTTGCTATTTACTGCGTTTACGAGCACCTCTTTCTCAAGGATAAGCACCACCACGATGGTACTGCGTCCGCCGTCACTGCGCACTGA